DNA from Candidatus Stoquefichus sp. SB1:
CTGCCTTCCGACAACAAGATGACTGCTGAAGAACAGGATATCATCATTGAAATCATTAGGGAGTGTTTTCAATGATATATAGAAAGTATATAAAGAGAATCCTTGATTTCATATTATCATTAGTGGCAATCATTATATTAAGTCCAGTACTACTGATAGTTGCCATTCTGGTCAGAACAAAGCTAGGGACACCTGTTATCTTTAAACAACAAAGACCAGGGCTGAATGAAAGGATATTTACATTATATAAGTTCAGGACAATGACAGATGAAAGAGATGGGGAAGGAAATCTATTGCCAGATGAAATACGTTTAACAAAGTTTGGGAAGCTGCTAAGATCAACAAGTCTGGATGAGCTGCCTGAACTTTTTAATATACTTAAAGGCAATATGGCAATAGTAGGACCAAGACCTTTACTGGTTATATATCTACCCTTATACAATGAACATCAGAAACATCGTCATGATGTGAGACCAGGCTTTACAGGGTATGCACAGGTCAATGGCAGAAACA
Protein-coding regions in this window:
- a CDS encoding sugar transferase, giving the protein MIYRKYIKRILDFILSLVAIIILSPVLLIVAILVRTKLGTPVIFKQQRPGLNERIFTLYKFRTMTDERDGEGNLLPDEIRLTKFGKLLRSTSLDELPELFNILKGNMAIVGPRPLLVIYLPLYNEHQKHRHDVRPGFTGYAQVNGRNSITWEDKFDLDVEYTQRVSLLMDMGIILRTIKVVLLREGISSETSSTMEEFRGRENIE